One window from the genome of Leucobacter aridicollis encodes:
- a CDS encoding helix-turn-helix domain-containing protein, producing the protein MAGIGAIVAEARRQRGWTQEELAGRLGVSAQAVSKWETDQSMPDVGLLRPLAEALDCTVDDLLGGDPAVLSRTSNELPGARVTSAAHAATKVVVRIEDPSEPKPIVVTVPVGLLKFGLSLWESIPALANAPAIDTEALMDHITRGLVGEVMRVETGEGGFVVISLE; encoded by the coding sequence ATGGCCGGAATCGGAGCGATCGTCGCCGAAGCGCGACGCCAACGCGGGTGGACCCAGGAAGAGCTCGCGGGAAGGCTTGGGGTCTCCGCGCAGGCGGTATCGAAATGGGAGACCGATCAGTCGATGCCAGACGTTGGACTGCTCCGGCCGCTCGCCGAGGCCCTTGATTGTACCGTCGACGACCTGCTTGGGGGCGACCCCGCGGTGCTTTCGCGAACGTCGAACGAGCTGCCCGGGGCACGGGTCACCTCTGCAGCGCACGCGGCGACCAAAGTCGTCGTGCGCATTGAGGATCCAAGTGAGCCCAAGCCGATCGTCGTCACCGTGCCGGTCGGACTGCTGAAGTTTGGCTTGAGCTTGTGGGAGAGTATCCCCGCCCTTGCCAATGCGCCGGCAATCGACACGGAGGCGCTCATGGATCACATCACGCGTGGGCTCGTTGGGGAGGTCATGCGCGTCGAGACTGGCGAGGGCGGCTTCGTCGTGATCTCGCTCGAGTAG
- a CDS encoding SDR family NAD(P)-dependent oxidoreductase — MSTLTANSTIGEWLDHPEGGAAIRAMLSQSGGDAESLTPVRALPLQQLVALSQGQMPQSVVDDLVRSVNDGELPDDTEGGAWRERVTGGRFDGKTVIVTGAASGIGRATASRIAREGGRVVAVDISAEKLADLANDAPEGSVVPVAGDVTKQADIDKILAAAGERIDGLANIAGVNDDFSPIHETSDEIWDRVIGINLTGVFKLTRAVVPAMRVAGAGSIVNISSEAGIRGNASGNAYTASKHGVIGLTKSAAFMYATEGLRVNAVAPGGVATGIPFPANVSEFGSARLKPFQDAIPSVATAEQLAASITFLLSDDGVNINGAILTSDGGWSVQ, encoded by the coding sequence ATGTCCACGCTCACCGCCAACAGCACAATCGGGGAGTGGCTCGATCACCCGGAGGGCGGCGCGGCAATTCGCGCGATGCTCTCGCAGTCCGGAGGCGACGCCGAGTCACTCACCCCAGTCCGCGCACTCCCCTTGCAGCAGCTCGTCGCCCTCAGCCAGGGGCAGATGCCCCAGTCAGTCGTCGACGATCTTGTACGTTCAGTCAACGACGGCGAACTGCCTGACGACACCGAGGGCGGGGCGTGGCGTGAGCGCGTCACCGGTGGCCGCTTCGACGGCAAGACAGTCATCGTCACTGGAGCCGCGAGCGGGATCGGCCGCGCGACCGCCTCACGTATCGCGCGAGAGGGCGGCCGCGTCGTCGCCGTCGATATCTCGGCCGAGAAGCTCGCCGACCTCGCGAACGATGCGCCGGAGGGGAGCGTTGTCCCCGTCGCAGGCGACGTCACCAAGCAAGCCGACATCGACAAGATCCTTGCGGCGGCCGGCGAGCGCATCGACGGGCTCGCGAACATCGCCGGAGTGAACGACGACTTCTCTCCGATCCATGAGACGAGCGACGAGATCTGGGACCGCGTCATCGGTATCAACCTCACCGGAGTCTTCAAGCTCACCCGCGCCGTCGTGCCCGCGATGCGCGTGGCCGGGGCTGGCTCAATCGTCAACATCTCCTCGGAGGCAGGCATCCGCGGCAACGCATCAGGTAACGCCTACACAGCCTCCAAACACGGCGTCATCGGCCTGACCAAGAGCGCGGCGTTCATGTACGCAACCGAGGGACTGCGCGTCAACGCCGTCGCACCCGGCGGCGTTGCAACCGGCATCCCCTTCCCTGCAAACGTCTCAGAGTTCGGCAGCGCCAGACTGAAGCCGTTCCAAGACGCGATCCCGTCGGTCGCAACGGCAGAACAGCTCGCTGCGTCAATCACGTTCCTTCTCAGCGACGACGGCGTGAACATCAACGGCGCGATCCTGACCTCTGACGGCGGCTGGTCGGTGCAGTAG
- a CDS encoding TetR/AcrR family transcriptional regulator — MDPRAAHTQSLLRSAIVTLASDRPITEITVKDIIELAGVNRSSFYQHFESREELLAVALEHLETEMARADEPVIITDVSRPPAELVRFMHHFADNAGLYRGVFGPNGSALVVARVRARILELVRAGILISPEYRRLTDLPVDIEAAGTSGALLGVIEAWLAQDPLPAPETAADWMWSVLTRTRPL, encoded by the coding sequence ATGGATCCACGCGCGGCACACACCCAATCGCTTCTGCGCTCGGCAATCGTGACGCTCGCGTCAGATCGCCCGATCACCGAGATCACCGTCAAAGACATCATCGAGCTCGCGGGCGTGAACCGCTCGAGCTTCTATCAGCACTTTGAGAGCCGTGAGGAGCTCCTCGCCGTCGCGCTGGAGCATCTCGAGACCGAGATGGCGCGCGCCGACGAGCCTGTGATCATCACCGACGTTTCGAGACCGCCCGCAGAGCTTGTACGCTTCATGCACCACTTCGCAGACAACGCAGGCCTCTACCGGGGCGTCTTCGGCCCGAACGGCTCCGCGCTTGTCGTTGCTCGGGTACGCGCACGGATCCTTGAGCTCGTGCGCGCCGGGATCCTCATCTCACCGGAGTATCGCCGCCTCACCGACCTTCCGGTCGACATCGAGGCCGCAGGCACCTCGGGGGCGCTGCTCGGCGTGATCGAGGCCTGGCTCGCGCAGGATCCGCTGCCGGCGCCCGAGACGGCCGCAGACTGGATGTGGAGCGTCCTCACCCGGACGCGGCCGCTTTAG
- a CDS encoding glycosyltransferase, translating to MRVTAVLVAFNRRDLLGEALDALAAQSRPVDRLVVVDNASTDGSTEFAEERLAEWGECARLIKLDKNTGGAGGFAVGIAAAVVDEETDWVWVMDDDTVPGPDALAGALETHERYRASGRDDLAVMGSRVVWTDGEDHPMNTPKAKIRAGQAERERAAAAGGMEIRSISFVSAFLRAARVRELGLPIADYFLWNDDFEYSARLLRGARGVYTPASVVTHKTAKRGSSDADPGPRFFFEVRNKLWVFRRSDALYGWEKFLYFGASVRRWVRTFKASSDRPQLRDCLKRGWREGMRTNPRSTRDVLRDTGVPVDVMIEIERLEKVERRS from the coding sequence ATGCGGGTCACTGCAGTACTGGTCGCCTTTAACCGACGCGATTTGCTCGGCGAGGCGCTCGACGCGCTCGCGGCGCAGTCGCGACCCGTCGACAGGCTTGTCGTTGTCGACAACGCCTCGACAGACGGCTCGACCGAGTTCGCTGAGGAGCGGCTCGCCGAATGGGGCGAGTGCGCTCGGCTCATCAAGCTCGACAAGAACACGGGCGGGGCGGGCGGCTTCGCCGTCGGTATCGCCGCCGCCGTTGTCGACGAGGAGACCGACTGGGTCTGGGTCATGGACGACGACACCGTGCCCGGGCCAGACGCGCTCGCTGGCGCCCTTGAGACGCACGAGCGCTACCGAGCCTCTGGCCGCGATGACCTCGCCGTGATGGGCTCGCGCGTGGTGTGGACCGACGGCGAGGACCACCCGATGAACACGCCGAAGGCAAAGATCCGCGCAGGCCAGGCTGAGCGCGAGCGTGCCGCGGCCGCGGGGGGCATGGAGATTCGATCCATCTCGTTCGTGTCAGCGTTTCTGCGCGCCGCCAGGGTACGTGAGCTGGGGCTGCCGATCGCCGACTACTTCCTGTGGAACGACGACTTCGAATACTCGGCACGGTTGCTTCGTGGCGCCCGAGGTGTGTACACGCCAGCCTCCGTCGTCACGCACAAGACAGCGAAGCGAGGGTCGAGCGACGCCGACCCTGGCCCCCGCTTCTTCTTCGAGGTGCGCAACAAGCTGTGGGTGTTCCGCCGCTCAGATGCGCTGTACGGCTGGGAAAAGTTCCTGTACTTCGGTGCGAGCGTGCGACGCTGGGTTCGCACGTTCAAGGCATCGAGTGACCGCCCCCAGTTGCGTGACTGCTTGAAGCGGGGGTGGCGCGAGGGCATGCGCACGAACCCACGGTCGACGCGTGACGTGCTCCGAGACACAGGCGTGCCAGTCGACGTGATGATCGAGATTGAGCGGCTCGAGAAGGTCGAGCGTCGCTCCTAG
- a CDS encoding LCP family protein produces the protein MSVSLDYDLERPIRTPDLSSPPLMTKRARWLVVLGFLLPGSAQLLAGNRKLGRFGIGVTVGALLFAAITLLGLLFARAATLSVLTNGLFLLVLQWLVVGVGIMWLVLGIDTLRLTRLVKVKPKWRVPVAMLSVILTLVPVAGAAWAATLINSGRGAIGSIFIGAPAVAPIDGRYNILLLGTDAGSDREGMRPDSISLVSVDAKTGQSVIIGLPRELIEMPFPEESPMAAIHPYGFGVAPNSFGDWGGCYTTCYLNAVYTEVEDFPDMYGGLYPEAVKQGSEPGIEATKDAVQGATGLDPQFFVLLNMDAFSSIIDALGGVTVNVPEPLPIGGGIDEYTGELVNVDEWIEPGEQHLNGYYAQWFARSRYGSTNGDYDRMQRQRDLQAAILAQMNPANVLLRFQEIAAAGTQLVKTDIPDSMLGRFVDLAGKARGHEIVNVELVPPTVDPEAPDYAVIRDLVAQGVAAASPQPEGDAQ, from the coding sequence ATGAGCGTAAGTCTTGACTATGACCTAGAACGGCCGATCCGCACCCCGGATCTGTCGTCGCCGCCGCTCATGACCAAGCGCGCGCGGTGGCTCGTGGTGCTCGGGTTCTTGCTGCCTGGCAGCGCGCAGCTGCTCGCCGGCAATCGCAAGCTCGGCAGGTTTGGCATCGGAGTGACTGTCGGGGCGCTGCTGTTCGCGGCGATCACGCTCCTCGGGCTGCTGTTCGCGCGCGCCGCGACGCTCTCCGTGCTCACGAACGGCCTGTTCTTGCTCGTGCTCCAGTGGCTTGTCGTCGGTGTCGGCATCATGTGGCTCGTTCTCGGCATTGACACCCTCCGCCTCACGCGGCTCGTCAAAGTGAAGCCGAAATGGCGGGTGCCTGTCGCCATGCTCTCGGTGATCCTCACCCTGGTGCCCGTCGCCGGCGCGGCGTGGGCCGCGACGCTCATTAACTCTGGTCGCGGCGCGATCGGGAGTATCTTCATCGGCGCACCCGCCGTGGCCCCAATCGACGGGCGCTACAACATCCTGCTGCTCGGAACCGACGCTGGCTCTGACCGGGAGGGTATGCGCCCTGACTCGATCTCGCTCGTGAGTGTCGACGCGAAGACCGGCCAGTCGGTGATCATTGGGCTGCCGCGTGAGCTTATCGAGATGCCATTCCCTGAGGAGTCTCCGATGGCGGCGATCCACCCCTACGGTTTCGGCGTCGCGCCCAACTCGTTCGGCGACTGGGGAGGCTGTTACACGACGTGCTACCTCAACGCCGTCTATACCGAGGTTGAAGATTTCCCAGACATGTATGGGGGCCTCTACCCCGAAGCTGTGAAGCAGGGGTCCGAACCTGGTATCGAGGCGACGAAAGACGCTGTGCAGGGCGCCACAGGACTCGACCCGCAGTTCTTCGTGCTGCTGAACATGGACGCATTCTCGAGCATCATCGACGCACTCGGTGGTGTCACCGTGAACGTTCCCGAGCCGCTGCCCATCGGCGGCGGGATCGACGAGTACACTGGCGAGCTCGTGAACGTCGACGAGTGGATCGAGCCTGGCGAGCAGCACCTCAACGGCTACTACGCCCAGTGGTTCGCCCGGTCTCGCTACGGATCGACGAACGGCGACTACGACCGGATGCAGCGGCAGCGGGACCTGCAGGCTGCGATCCTCGCCCAGATGAACCCGGCGAACGTGCTGCTGCGCTTCCAAGAGATCGCCGCGGCAGGAACCCAGCTCGTGAAGACTGATATTCCCGATTCGATGCTTGGCAGATTTGTCGACCTCGCTGGAAAGGCGCGCGGTCACGAGATCGTGAACGTCGAGCTCGTGCCGCCGACGGTTGACCCCGAGGCGCCCGACTATGCGGTGATTCGTGACCTCGTTGCGCAAGGCGTCGCGGCAGCAAGCCCGCAGCCTGAGGGTGATGCTCAGTGA
- the galE gene encoding UDP-glucose 4-epimerase GalE: protein MRVLLTGGAGYIGSHTALVLLERGHEVVVLDDFSNSSREAVRRVEELTGREIPVIEADLADRAAAEAAFAGLEVDAVVHFAGLKAVGESVAQPTRYYRVNIDSTLNLLDLMRECGITRLVFSSSATVYGDPQYVPQDEEHPAGVGLTNPYGWSKAMIEQIIRDAQVSWPELEAVLLRYFNPVGAHPSGRIGEDPSGIPNNLMPFIAQVAVGKREKLSVFGDTYPTPDGTGVRDYIHVMDLAEGHVAALERMTAGVTAYNLGSGTGSSVLDVVRAFGEAAGREIPYVVVPGRDGDVAETVANPAKANRELEWQTSRSLADACRDSWAWQSANPDGYGV, encoded by the coding sequence ATGCGTGTTCTGCTCACCGGAGGGGCCGGCTACATCGGCTCCCACACTGCCCTTGTGCTCCTTGAGCGCGGCCACGAGGTCGTCGTGCTCGACGATTTCTCGAACAGTAGCCGCGAGGCGGTTCGCAGGGTCGAGGAACTCACTGGTCGCGAGATTCCGGTGATCGAGGCCGACCTCGCCGATCGCGCCGCCGCCGAGGCGGCGTTCGCAGGGCTCGAAGTCGACGCCGTCGTGCATTTTGCTGGGCTCAAAGCCGTTGGCGAGTCAGTTGCTCAGCCGACACGCTACTACCGTGTCAACATCGACTCGACGCTCAACTTGCTTGACCTCATGCGCGAGTGCGGAATCACGAGGCTCGTGTTTAGCTCGAGCGCCACTGTGTACGGAGACCCGCAGTACGTTCCTCAGGATGAGGAACACCCTGCCGGGGTTGGCCTCACGAACCCGTATGGCTGGTCGAAGGCGATGATCGAGCAGATCATTCGCGACGCGCAGGTGTCGTGGCCAGAACTTGAGGCGGTCCTGCTGCGTTACTTCAACCCAGTGGGGGCCCACCCTTCTGGGCGTATCGGAGAGGACCCGTCAGGGATTCCGAACAATCTCATGCCATTCATTGCGCAGGTCGCGGTTGGTAAACGCGAGAAGCTCAGCGTGTTCGGAGACACCTACCCGACCCCCGACGGAACAGGCGTCCGCGATTACATTCACGTCATGGACCTCGCCGAGGGGCACGTTGCGGCGCTTGAGCGGATGACCGCAGGCGTCACTGCTTACAACCTCGGATCTGGCACCGGCTCGAGCGTGCTCGACGTCGTTCGTGCTTTCGGGGAGGCGGCGGGGCGGGAGATCCCATATGTCGTTGTTCCAGGGCGCGACGGCGACGTCGCCGAAACGGTTGCGAACCCGGCGAAGGCGAACCGCGAGTTGGAGTGGCAGACGAGCCGCTCGCTCGCCGATGCCTGCAGGGATTCGTGGGCCTGGCAGTCTGCGAACCCCGACGGGTACGGTGTATGA
- a CDS encoding mannosyltransferase: protein MATLSLIAEPFPDWEARVHFAAAEDLANALAATAPRSCSARFLSARGTVPPEFNSPRISAEHLPMGANALPILWQSSTTARPLDGEMTHSVTPMIPLRSRAEDDGTQTTVTVPNGLAWEAPDLLTPAQARLTRSFVKRAARYADVLITTSHSTASLLQEHYGHDLPVQVIPPVAPSAFLAAADSESRRERLGLPERYLVTTANLDDHGRLQWVLDAYESDPSLPHLVVVSGLDPVQHVKGAPQPGDVVSKLPASIRDRVTVVPGEDLSDVGAILSGAAMLLQPQSFAGTGYTIAAALMAGVPVLHAGSTAFDEQVLDAGIAEPEAPGFITALSRLFIASAGDGTSELERLTVHAADRGRSYSWNSVAWQLWETHALI, encoded by the coding sequence ATGGCGACTCTCAGCCTCATCGCCGAGCCCTTTCCCGATTGGGAAGCCCGCGTGCACTTCGCCGCAGCCGAAGATCTCGCGAACGCACTCGCTGCGACCGCGCCACGCAGCTGCAGCGCGCGCTTCCTCTCAGCCCGCGGCACGGTTCCGCCCGAGTTCAACTCACCACGGATCTCCGCGGAGCACCTGCCAATGGGCGCGAACGCACTGCCCATCCTGTGGCAGTCAAGCACGACCGCCCGCCCGCTCGACGGCGAGATGACCCACTCGGTGACACCGATGATCCCGCTGCGCTCCCGCGCAGAAGACGACGGCACGCAGACCACGGTGACTGTTCCGAACGGGCTCGCATGGGAAGCCCCAGATCTCCTGACCCCTGCGCAGGCACGGCTGACTCGGTCGTTCGTGAAGCGCGCTGCGCGCTACGCAGACGTGCTCATTACGACTTCGCACTCGACCGCGTCACTGCTCCAGGAACACTACGGGCACGACCTGCCAGTGCAGGTCATTCCGCCAGTTGCCCCCTCAGCATTTCTCGCGGCAGCCGACTCGGAATCGCGCCGCGAGCGTCTCGGTCTGCCCGAACGCTACCTCGTGACGACTGCGAATCTCGACGACCACGGCCGCCTGCAGTGGGTCCTTGACGCATACGAGTCAGACCCCTCGCTCCCCCACCTTGTTGTGGTCTCTGGTCTCGACCCTGTACAGCACGTGAAGGGCGCACCGCAGCCCGGCGACGTCGTCAGCAAGCTCCCAGCGAGCATTCGTGACAGAGTCACAGTTGTGCCTGGCGAGGACCTCTCCGACGTCGGGGCGATCCTCTCGGGCGCCGCGATGCTCCTCCAGCCCCAGTCGTTCGCAGGCACGGGATACACGATCGCCGCAGCCCTCATGGCTGGCGTTCCTGTGCTTCACGCGGGCTCAACAGCGTTCGACGAGCAGGTACTCGACGCCGGAATCGCCGAGCCAGAAGCTCCCGGTTTCATCACCGCACTCTCGCGCCTGTTTATCGCGAGTGCGGGTGACGGCACAAGCGAGCTGGAGCGGTTGACAGTCCATGCCGCAGACCGCGGTCGGAGCTACTCCTGGAACTCGGTCGCGTGGCAGCTCTGGGAGACGCACGCCCTCATCTAG
- the purE gene encoding 5-(carboxyamino)imidazole ribonucleotide mutase, with translation MSESAPLVGVIMGSDSDFNVMEDAVLMLREFGISHEVEVVSAHRTPDKMVSYAREAAGRGVRVIIAGAGGAAHLPGMVASMTSLPVVGVPVPLARLDGMDSLLSIVQMPGGIPVATVSIGGAKNAGILAARILATSDDALRAKLDEYAQGLTDMVAEKNAALQARVAGTA, from the coding sequence ATGAGCGAATCTGCACCACTCGTCGGCGTCATTATGGGCTCCGACTCAGACTTCAACGTGATGGAAGACGCGGTGCTCATGCTCCGCGAGTTCGGAATCTCGCACGAGGTCGAGGTCGTGAGCGCGCACCGGACGCCCGACAAGATGGTGAGCTACGCTCGCGAGGCAGCCGGTCGTGGCGTGCGTGTCATCATCGCCGGTGCAGGCGGCGCCGCCCACCTTCCGGGCATGGTCGCTTCGATGACCTCGCTGCCAGTCGTCGGGGTTCCTGTGCCGCTCGCGCGGCTCGACGGTATGGATTCGCTGCTCTCAATCGTGCAAATGCCAGGTGGCATTCCCGTCGCGACGGTCTCGATTGGTGGCGCGAAGAACGCTGGAATCCTTGCAGCCCGAATTCTTGCGACGAGCGACGACGCGCTCCGCGCCAAGCTCGATGAGTACGCCCAGGGCCTCACCGACATGGTCGCTGAGAAGAACGCTGCCCTGCAGGCACGGGTCGCTGGCACGGCGTAA